Proteins encoded within one genomic window of Polynucleobacter duraquae:
- a CDS encoding glutamine--tRNA ligase/YqeY domain fusion protein, with protein MSQDSKPSKSPAGTLAEPSNFLRQIIDHDLASGAYQNRTNRDGQAIPSIITRFPPEPNGYLHIGHAKSICLNFGLAADYNNQAGGARCNMRLDDTNPVKEDIEYADSILDAVKWLGFDWGTHLYHASDYFDRLYEFAEILIQNDKAYVDSQSADDIHTNRGNFGQAGKNSPYRDRTPDESLALFREMRDGKYKDGEHVLRLKIDMAHPNIVMRDPVVYRIRHTDHHRTGSKWCIYPLYDFTHCISDALENVSHSICTLEFENNRPLYDWIIASLAELGIFKSPVPHQYEFARLNLTYTITSKRKLLQLVEEKHVDGWDDPRMPTIVGIRRRGYTPESIRLFCERIGVSKADSWIDMSTLDQALRDDLEAKAPRATAVLKPLKLVIENFDASASEACSAPRHPQHPEWGNREFHFTKELWIEEDDFMQEPVKGFFRLYPPVGDLAGGRVRLRHGFVIECTGFEVDAHGKVIQVNATHFPDSKSGTPGSNNYKVKGNIHWVSAAEAVPAQLRLYDHLFNDPHPDSGDKNFLDAINPHSKQTITAYLEPCMKDVKAEDRFQFERHGYFVADQSESKPGQPVFNRTVGLKDSWK; from the coding sequence ATGTCCCAAGATAGCAAACCATCAAAATCACCTGCCGGCACTCTTGCTGAGCCCTCTAACTTTTTGCGCCAGATCATCGATCACGACCTGGCGAGTGGGGCCTACCAGAATCGCACTAATCGAGATGGTCAAGCTATCCCCTCGATCATTACTCGCTTTCCACCAGAACCCAATGGCTATCTTCATATTGGCCATGCAAAAAGTATTTGCTTAAACTTTGGCTTAGCTGCTGATTACAACAATCAAGCGGGCGGTGCGCGTTGCAATATGCGCTTGGATGACACCAATCCAGTCAAAGAAGATATTGAGTACGCTGACAGTATTTTGGATGCGGTTAAATGGCTTGGCTTTGATTGGGGAACACATCTGTATCACGCGAGTGATTACTTTGATCGGCTTTATGAGTTCGCAGAAATTCTGATTCAAAATGACAAGGCCTATGTTGATAGTCAGAGCGCGGATGATATTCACACCAATCGTGGCAACTTTGGCCAAGCTGGAAAAAATAGTCCGTACCGCGATCGCACACCCGATGAGAGCCTAGCTTTATTCCGCGAGATGCGTGATGGCAAATATAAAGATGGTGAACATGTACTGCGCCTGAAGATCGACATGGCGCATCCAAATATTGTGATGCGCGATCCCGTGGTCTATCGCATTCGCCATACGGATCACCATCGCACTGGCAGTAAGTGGTGTATCTATCCTTTGTATGATTTCACGCACTGTATTTCTGATGCCCTAGAAAATGTTTCGCACTCTATCTGCACTTTGGAGTTTGAAAATAATCGCCCGCTCTACGATTGGATTATTGCCTCATTAGCTGAGCTGGGAATCTTCAAAAGTCCTGTTCCACATCAATATGAATTCGCCCGCCTCAACTTAACTTACACCATCACTAGCAAACGCAAGCTCTTGCAATTGGTTGAAGAAAAGCATGTTGATGGCTGGGATGATCCAAGGATGCCAACGATTGTAGGCATCCGTCGCAGAGGTTATACGCCAGAGAGTATTCGTCTGTTCTGTGAACGCATCGGTGTTTCTAAAGCAGATAGCTGGATTGATATGAGCACCCTAGACCAAGCTTTACGGGATGATCTTGAAGCCAAGGCTCCGCGCGCCACAGCGGTTCTCAAGCCACTCAAGCTTGTGATTGAAAACTTCGATGCATCCGCGAGCGAGGCTTGCTCAGCACCGCGCCATCCACAACATCCTGAGTGGGGTAATCGTGAGTTTCATTTCACCAAAGAATTGTGGATTGAAGAAGATGATTTTATGCAAGAGCCCGTCAAGGGGTTCTTCAGGCTCTACCCGCCAGTAGGCGATCTAGCTGGTGGACGTGTACGTTTACGTCATGGCTTTGTGATTGAGTGCACCGGATTTGAAGTAGATGCTCATGGCAAGGTGATTCAAGTCAATGCAACACACTTCCCAGACAGTAAGAGTGGTACACCCGGCTCAAATAATTACAAGGTCAAGGGCAATATTCATTGGGTCAGCGCTGCGGAAGCTGTGCCTGCACAACTTCGCCTCTATGACCACCTATTTAATGACCCACATCCAGACAGTGGGGATAAAAATTTCCTTGACGCAATCAATCCTCACTCGAAGCAAACGATTACTGCGTACTTAGAGCCGTGCATGAAGGACGTCAAAGCGGAAGATCGTTTTCAGTTTGAGCGCCATGGCTACTTTGTTGCGGATCAAAGCGAATCAAAACCAGGTCAACCGGTATTTAACCGTACGGTCGGACTTAAGGATTCTTGGAAATAG
- a CDS encoding valine--tRNA ligase codes for MPNASNTPNSSAASSLDELAKSYEPAPIEAYWGPEWERRGIADATLDEGKGDFSIQLPPPNVTGTLHMGHAFNQTIMDGLVRHARMSGKNTLWVPGTDHAGIATQIVVERQLDVQKISRHDLGREKFLEKVWEWKETSGNTITRQIRRLGASIDWGKEYFTMDSKMSKAVVEVFVRLHEQGLIYRGKRLVNWDPVLGTAVSDLEVVSEEEDGSMWHIRYPLADGSGHLTVATTRPETLLGDVAVMVNPEDERYKHLIGKSVQLPLCDREIPIIADDYVDLAFGTGVVKVTPAHDFNDYAVGQRHQLPLINVLTLDAKINENAPAVYQGLERFAARKQIVADLDTAGLLEKVQPHKLMVPRGDRTQTIIEPMLTDQWFVAVSKPSPDNQYQPGSSIAGAALDAVKNGDIKLVPENWISTYSQWLENIQDWCISRQLWWGHQIPAWYGDDGQIFVARSEAEAKAKAATAGYTGQLNRDPDVLDTWFSSALVPFSSLGWPEETPALNHFLPSSVLVTGFDIIFFWVARMVMMTCHFTGKVPFHTVYVHGLVRDAEGQKMSKSKGNTLDPIDLIDGIKIEDLVAKRTTGLMNPKQAESIGKKTKKEFPEGIPAFGTDALRFTFASLASLGRNINFDQKRCEGYRNFCNKLWNATRFVLMNCPGNDQENGFAPCDSQCGPEGQLDFSPADRWIVSLLQRTEADVAKGFQNYRFDNIANSIYQFVWDEYCDWYLELAKVQLQTGTPAQQRATRRTLLRVLETILRMAHPLIPFITETLWQTVGPKVGKELAKQDKQTIALQPYPVAQLDKIDEQSEAWVAQIKSIVDACRNLRGEMQVSPALKVPLWISGPQDFLSKASPYLTALAKLSEVKIYDDESALEKDAPGAPMALVGNLKLLLKIEVDVAAERIRLGKEIERLANEITKARSKLGNESFVARAPEEVVAQEKQRLTGFEQNHEKLVAQLERLK; via the coding sequence AATTCAGTTGCCGCCACCGAATGTGACCGGCACACTGCATATGGGTCACGCTTTTAATCAAACCATCATGGACGGCTTGGTGCGTCATGCCCGTATGTCCGGTAAAAATACTTTATGGGTTCCTGGTACCGACCATGCTGGTATCGCCACACAAATTGTCGTTGAGCGCCAGCTTGATGTACAGAAGATCTCTCGCCATGATTTAGGTCGCGAGAAATTCTTAGAAAAAGTGTGGGAGTGGAAAGAAACTTCTGGCAATACCATTACCCGTCAGATTCGTCGCTTAGGTGCCTCAATTGATTGGGGTAAAGAATATTTCACGATGGACAGCAAGATGTCCAAAGCAGTTGTTGAGGTATTCGTTCGCCTGCATGAACAAGGATTAATTTACCGCGGTAAACGTTTGGTGAACTGGGATCCAGTCCTCGGTACTGCTGTTTCAGATCTAGAGGTAGTGAGTGAGGAAGAAGATGGTTCCATGTGGCATATCCGCTATCCATTAGCAGATGGCTCCGGACACCTAACCGTTGCCACCACGCGCCCAGAGACTTTATTGGGTGACGTGGCCGTCATGGTCAATCCAGAAGACGAGCGCTACAAACACCTCATTGGTAAATCAGTACAGTTACCGCTGTGCGATCGCGAGATTCCGATCATTGCCGATGACTATGTTGATTTGGCTTTTGGTACTGGTGTCGTCAAAGTGACACCTGCACATGACTTCAACGACTATGCCGTTGGACAACGCCATCAGTTGCCACTCATCAATGTCTTGACTCTAGATGCCAAGATTAATGAGAATGCACCTGCGGTTTATCAAGGCCTTGAGCGATTTGCTGCCCGTAAACAAATTGTTGCAGACTTAGATACAGCTGGTTTATTAGAAAAAGTACAGCCACATAAATTGATGGTACCTCGTGGTGATCGCACCCAAACCATCATTGAGCCGATGCTCACTGACCAATGGTTTGTCGCCGTATCTAAACCAAGTCCTGATAACCAATATCAACCAGGCTCTTCTATCGCAGGCGCTGCGCTAGATGCAGTAAAAAATGGTGACATTAAGCTCGTTCCAGAAAACTGGATTAGCACCTACTCCCAGTGGCTGGAAAATATTCAGGATTGGTGCATCTCTCGACAACTTTGGTGGGGGCATCAAATCCCCGCCTGGTATGGTGATGACGGACAGATTTTTGTAGCACGCTCCGAAGCAGAGGCGAAAGCGAAGGCTGCTACTGCTGGCTATACCGGTCAACTGAATCGTGATCCTGATGTTTTGGATACTTGGTTTAGCTCTGCCTTGGTACCCTTTAGCTCATTAGGCTGGCCAGAAGAAACGCCTGCCCTGAATCATTTCTTACCATCATCAGTCTTGGTTACTGGTTTTGACATCATTTTCTTCTGGGTAGCCAGAATGGTCATGATGACTTGTCACTTTACTGGCAAGGTGCCATTTCATACGGTGTATGTTCATGGCTTAGTACGTGATGCCGAAGGCCAGAAGATGAGTAAATCCAAAGGTAATACTTTGGATCCGATCGATTTAATTGACGGTATCAAGATTGAAGATCTAGTTGCTAAACGCACCACTGGCTTGATGAATCCAAAGCAAGCTGAAAGCATTGGCAAAAAAACTAAGAAAGAGTTTCCGGAAGGAATTCCTGCATTTGGCACAGATGCTCTGCGCTTTACCTTCGCCTCACTTGCATCACTAGGTCGAAATATTAATTTTGATCAGAAGCGCTGTGAAGGCTATCGCAACTTCTGCAACAAACTTTGGAATGCCACTCGTTTTGTGCTGATGAATTGCCCTGGCAATGACCAAGAGAACGGCTTTGCTCCTTGTGACAGCCAGTGCGGTCCAGAGGGGCAGCTTGATTTCTCTCCAGCCGATCGTTGGATTGTTTCTTTATTACAAAGAACAGAGGCTGATGTTGCTAAAGGCTTTCAGAACTATCGCTTTGACAACATTGCTAACAGCATCTATCAGTTTGTTTGGGATGAGTATTGCGATTGGTATCTAGAGTTAGCCAAGGTACAACTCCAAACTGGAACGCCTGCGCAGCAACGCGCTACTCGCCGCACTCTCTTGCGTGTTTTAGAAACGATCTTGCGCATGGCGCATCCACTCATTCCATTCATTACCGAAACCCTCTGGCAAACCGTTGGGCCAAAGGTTGGTAAAGAGCTAGCTAAACAAGATAAACAAACCATTGCGCTGCAGCCATACCCAGTTGCTCAACTCGATAAGATTGATGAGCAAAGCGAAGCTTGGGTTGCCCAGATTAAATCGATTGTGGACGCTTGCCGTAATCTACGTGGCGAGATGCAAGTCTCTCCTGCACTCAAGGTACCCCTCTGGATTAGTGGGCCACAAGATTTCTTGAGCAAAGCAAGTCCGTACCTAACTGCTTTAGCCAAGCTATCTGAAGTCAAAATCTACGATGACGAGTCCGCTTTAGAAAAGGATGCCCCCGGCGCACCAATGGCTTTGGTTGGTAATCTGAAGTTGCTACTCAAAATTGAAGTAGATGTGGCAGCCGAGAGAATTCGTCTAGGCAAAGAAATCGAACGCTTAGCTAATGAGATCACCAAAGCACGTAGCAAGCTTGGCAATGAAAGCTTTGTAGCTCGCGCTCCAGAAGAGGTGGTGGCTCAAGAAAAGCAACGTCTTACTGGCTTTGAGCAAAACCACGAGAAACTTGTTGCACAATTAGAACGACTGAAATAA
- a CDS encoding sulfurtransferase TusA family protein — protein MEFNLEVDAIGMNCPLPILRTKKALATMQSGEVLKVKATDAGAAHDFPAFAKQTGNELLASSTEGDVLVFFLKRR, from the coding sequence ATCGAATTTAATCTCGAGGTCGATGCGATCGGCATGAATTGCCCGCTCCCAATTTTGCGTACCAAGAAAGCTCTAGCTACCATGCAGTCCGGCGAAGTGCTGAAAGTGAAAGCTACGGATGCTGGTGCTGCGCATGACTTTCCTGCATTTGCAAAACAGACCGGTAATGAACTGCTCGCTAGCAGTACTGAGGGAGACGTATTGGTTTTCTTTCTCAAGAGAAGATAA
- the galU gene encoding UTP--glucose-1-phosphate uridylyltransferase GalU: MPLSTKAVTKAVFPVAGLGTRFLPATKASPKEMLNVVDKPLIQYAVEEAIAAGITEMIFVTGRSKRAIEDHFDKAYELEAELEAKNKQALLEIVRSVKPSHVDCVYVRQPEALGLGHAVLCAEKLVRDEPFAIILADDLLDGQPPVLKQMLKVFDEQNGSVLAVEKIDPSKSSSYGIISGVEVSKGIYRLNGIVEKPQPQDAPSNLAVVGRYVLSSDIFSHIRNLKPGAGGEIQLTDAIASLLKEDPVFAYEYDGVRYDCGSKLGYLKASVEFALRHPEVKTEFAAYLKNRSLT, translated from the coding sequence ATGCCATTAAGCACTAAAGCCGTTACCAAAGCCGTCTTCCCGGTTGCGGGTTTGGGCACTCGTTTCTTGCCAGCCACTAAGGCTAGCCCGAAAGAGATGCTCAATGTAGTGGATAAACCACTCATTCAGTATGCGGTTGAGGAAGCGATTGCTGCTGGCATCACCGAAATGATTTTCGTGACCGGCCGCAGTAAGCGTGCCATTGAAGATCACTTTGATAAAGCTTACGAGCTTGAGGCCGAACTTGAAGCAAAAAATAAACAAGCTCTTTTAGAGATCGTACGAAGTGTAAAACCTAGCCATGTGGATTGTGTCTACGTACGCCAACCTGAAGCTTTGGGCTTGGGTCATGCAGTTTTATGCGCAGAAAAGCTCGTACGTGATGAGCCTTTTGCCATCATCCTTGCGGATGACTTGCTCGATGGCCAGCCGCCAGTACTAAAGCAAATGCTCAAAGTCTTTGATGAGCAAAATGGCTCTGTCTTGGCAGTGGAAAAAATTGATCCCTCTAAAAGCAGCTCCTACGGCATTATTTCCGGAGTAGAAGTATCCAAAGGTATCTATCGCTTAAATGGCATTGTGGAAAAGCCGCAGCCTCAGGATGCGCCATCCAACCTAGCGGTAGTAGGTCGCTATGTTCTTTCTTCAGATATCTTTAGTCACATTCGCAATCTGAAGCCCGGCGCTGGCGGTGAAATCCAGCTCACTGATGCGATTGCCTCATTACTCAAAGAAGACCCCGTATTTGCTTATGAATACGACGGTGTGCGCTATGACTGCGGGAGCAAGCTTGGCTACCTCAAGGCGTCAGTAGAATTTGCTTTACGGCATCCAGAAGTGAAGACTGAGTTTGCCGCTTACTTAAAGAATCGTTCTTTAACCTAA
- a CDS encoding tripartite tricarboxylate transporter permease: MDLFANLALGFDTAFTLQNLMYCLIGCILGTLIGVLPGLGPIATIAMLLPATYALPPIAALIMLAGIYYGSQYGGSTTAILLNIPGETSSVVTAIDGYQMARNGRAGVALFTAGMGSFFAGCVATLVLAAFAAPLSQLAFKFGPAEYFSLMVLGLIGAVVLASGSLIKAIGMIILGLLMGLIGTDVNSGVSRYAFDIPELSDGIGFVAVAMGVFGFAEIMGNLEKTGDDEGFLNKLTSMVPSKQDIKRMIPSILRGTTIGSILGILPGGGAALAAFGAYSVEKKSSKYSHEFGKGAIEGVAGPEAANNAAAQTSFIPLLTLGIPPNAVMALMVGAMTIHNIQPGPQVMTSNPALFWGLIASMWIGNVMLILLNLPLIGIWVKLLKIPYRFLYPAILVFCCIGVYTVNNTVFDVYVTAAFGLIGYLFFKLGCEPPPLLLGFVLGPMMEENFRRALLLSRGDFTTFVTRPLSLGLLIAAALLVVIVALPAVKKTREEAFVEE, encoded by the coding sequence ATGGATTTATTTGCTAATTTAGCGCTCGGTTTCGACACGGCGTTTACCTTACAAAATCTGATGTACTGCCTGATTGGCTGTATCTTGGGTACATTAATTGGCGTTTTGCCAGGTCTAGGTCCAATTGCGACAATTGCAATGCTTTTGCCAGCCACCTACGCATTGCCTCCAATTGCCGCTTTGATTATGTTGGCCGGTATTTACTACGGCTCACAGTACGGCGGTTCTACCACCGCAATTTTGCTCAACATCCCAGGGGAAACATCCTCGGTGGTGACGGCGATTGACGGTTATCAAATGGCCAGAAATGGTCGAGCAGGCGTAGCTCTATTTACTGCCGGCATGGGTTCATTCTTTGCCGGTTGCGTAGCAACACTAGTGTTGGCTGCATTTGCTGCACCACTCTCCCAACTGGCATTTAAGTTTGGTCCCGCCGAGTACTTCTCCTTGATGGTTCTAGGACTGATTGGTGCGGTCGTACTTGCTTCAGGCTCCTTAATCAAGGCGATCGGCATGATCATCTTGGGTCTCTTGATGGGCTTGATCGGTACTGACGTGAACTCTGGCGTATCACGCTATGCTTTTGACATCCCTGAATTAAGTGACGGCATTGGATTCGTAGCCGTTGCAATGGGCGTCTTTGGTTTTGCGGAAATTATGGGTAACCTAGAAAAAACTGGTGATGACGAGGGCTTCCTCAACAAACTCACTAGCATGGTTCCCTCTAAGCAAGATATCAAGCGCATGATTCCATCCATCTTGCGCGGTACAACGATCGGCTCCATTTTGGGCATCCTGCCAGGCGGAGGCGCTGCTTTGGCAGCCTTTGGCGCCTACTCAGTTGAAAAGAAATCTTCCAAGTACAGCCATGAGTTTGGTAAGGGTGCGATTGAGGGTGTAGCAGGTCCTGAAGCAGCAAATAATGCTGCCGCTCAAACCTCCTTCATCCCATTGCTCACCTTAGGCATCCCACCGAATGCCGTCATGGCTTTGATGGTTGGTGCGATGACAATTCATAACATTCAGCCTGGCCCACAAGTCATGACCAGTAACCCAGCCTTGTTCTGGGGTCTGATCGCCTCTATGTGGATTGGTAACGTGATGTTGATTCTCTTGAACTTGCCACTCATTGGTATTTGGGTAAAGCTCTTGAAGATTCCTTATCGCTTCCTCTACCCAGCAATTCTGGTGTTCTGCTGTATCGGTGTGTATACCGTTAATAACACTGTATTTGACGTTTACGTAACCGCAGCCTTTGGTTTAATTGGCTACCTCTTCTTTAAGTTGGGTTGCGAACCACCTCCATTGCTCTTAGGTTTCGTGCTTGGGCCAATGATGGAGGAGAACTTCCGTCGCGCCCTCTTGCTATCACGCGGCGACTTCACAACCTTCGTGACCCGACCACTCTCCTTAGGTTTGCTGATTGCAGCAGCGCTCCTAGTTGTGATCGTGGCCTTACCTGCAGTTAAGAAAACCCGTGAAGAGGCATTCGTAGAAGAGTAA
- the alaS gene encoding alanine--tRNA ligase, producing the protein MKVSQIRQAYLDYFAQKGHQIVPSSPVVPGDDPTLLFTNAGMNQFKDVFLGFDKRPYSRATTAQKCIRAGGKHNDLDNVGYTARHHTFFEMLGNFSFGDYFKKDAIQFAWGLLTDVFKLPEEKLLVTVYADDDEAYEIWNKQIGVPAERIIRIGDNKGARYASDNFWMMGDTGPCGPCTEIFYDHGPHIAGGPPGSPDEDGDRYIEIWNNVFMQFNRDEAGNMHPLPKPSVDTGMGLERIAAVLQHVHSNYEIDLFVNLLKAAKEAVDAAGGDNCDPTSPSLKVIADHIRACSFIVVDGVIPGNAGRGYVLRRITRRAIRHGYKLGARKPFFYQLVPALVKEMGQAYPELQAAKDKVVEVIKQEEERFFQTIANGMEILEGALAGGAKTIDGETAFRLHDTFGFPLDLTADVCRERDVTVDAEGFDLAMQKQRDQARAAGKFKVAQGLEYSGKPTRFHGYDTLKHEGAKVTALYVDGSAVQSIKAGDAAVIVLDNTPFYAESGGQVGDKGELRNEVVRFAVEDTFKIQADVFGHQGEVQEGELKVGDVLNALVDAQQRTETMRNHSATHILHKALREVLGDHVQQKGSLVDATKTRFDFTHNAPITAQEIRRIEDIVNAEILANTATSGKVMSLDDAQKTGATMLFGEKYADEVRVLEIGSSKELCGGTHVGRTGDIGSLKIFSEGGVAAGIRRVEAVTGKNALIFLQGLEDKINEAAAVLKTHPGDLVSRVTQLQDSLRQAERELDKVNSKLAASQGDELATQAVDVNGLKVLAARLDGADAQVLRETMDALKGKLKTAAIVLASVQGDKVSLIAGVTADSIAKVKAGDLVNFVAQQVGGKGGGKPEMAMAGGTDPSKLGAALAGVKDWVASK; encoded by the coding sequence ATGAAAGTCTCTCAAATTCGCCAGGCGTACCTGGACTACTTTGCCCAAAAAGGCCATCAAATTGTCCCATCCAGCCCTGTAGTGCCTGGAGACGACCCAACCCTATTGTTTACGAATGCGGGGATGAATCAGTTCAAAGACGTTTTTTTGGGTTTTGACAAGCGTCCTTATAGCCGTGCGACCACAGCGCAAAAATGTATCCGTGCAGGTGGTAAGCACAATGACTTGGATAACGTTGGTTATACAGCGCGTCACCACACCTTCTTTGAAATGCTGGGTAATTTCTCTTTTGGGGATTACTTTAAGAAAGATGCAATTCAGTTTGCCTGGGGCCTATTGACGGATGTCTTTAAGCTGCCAGAAGAAAAGTTACTAGTCACTGTCTACGCAGATGATGATGAGGCTTATGAGATTTGGAATAAGCAAATCGGTGTTCCAGCTGAGCGCATTATTCGCATTGGCGATAACAAAGGTGCTCGTTACGCTTCAGATAACTTCTGGATGATGGGTGATACAGGTCCATGCGGCCCTTGTACTGAAATCTTCTATGACCATGGTCCACATATTGCTGGCGGCCCTCCTGGTAGTCCTGATGAAGATGGCGATCGCTATATTGAGATCTGGAATAACGTATTCATGCAGTTCAATCGCGATGAAGCGGGCAATATGCATCCATTGCCTAAGCCTAGCGTCGATACTGGTATGGGGCTTGAGCGTATTGCGGCAGTGTTGCAGCACGTGCACTCCAACTATGAAATTGACCTCTTTGTGAATTTGCTCAAAGCAGCTAAAGAAGCTGTTGATGCAGCCGGTGGTGATAATTGCGATCCAACTAGTCCGTCTCTCAAAGTCATTGCCGATCACATTCGCGCTTGTAGCTTTATTGTGGTGGATGGTGTGATTCCAGGTAATGCTGGTCGTGGTTATGTTTTGCGTCGCATTACGCGCCGTGCGATTCGTCATGGCTATAAATTGGGCGCGCGCAAACCGTTCTTTTATCAACTCGTTCCCGCCCTCGTAAAAGAGATGGGTCAGGCTTATCCAGAGTTGCAGGCAGCAAAAGATAAAGTGGTTGAGGTAATCAAGCAGGAGGAAGAGCGTTTCTTTCAGACTATTGCTAACGGTATGGAAATTTTGGAAGGTGCACTTGCTGGTGGCGCCAAGACAATTGATGGTGAAACTGCCTTCCGCTTACACGATACCTTTGGCTTCCCATTGGATCTGACTGCTGACGTATGCCGTGAGCGCGATGTTACTGTCGATGCCGAAGGTTTTGACTTGGCAATGCAAAAGCAGCGTGACCAAGCAAGAGCAGCCGGTAAGTTCAAAGTGGCGCAAGGCTTGGAGTACTCCGGTAAGCCAACCCGGTTTCATGGTTACGATACTTTGAAGCATGAGGGCGCTAAAGTCACCGCACTCTATGTCGATGGTTCTGCAGTACAGTCCATCAAGGCTGGTGATGCAGCAGTGATTGTGTTAGACAACACGCCTTTTTACGCTGAGTCTGGTGGACAGGTTGGAGACAAGGGTGAGTTACGAAATGAAGTAGTTCGCTTTGCAGTTGAAGATACCTTCAAGATTCAGGCAGATGTTTTTGGTCATCAGGGTGAAGTACAAGAGGGTGAGCTCAAGGTAGGTGATGTGCTTAATGCCTTGGTAGATGCTCAGCAAAGAACAGAAACAATGCGTAACCACAGTGCTACGCATATTTTGCATAAAGCATTGCGTGAAGTCTTGGGTGATCATGTGCAGCAAAAAGGCTCATTAGTTGATGCCACTAAAACCCGCTTTGACTTTACTCACAATGCACCTATTACTGCGCAAGAAATTCGACGGATAGAGGATATTGTGAATGCTGAAATTTTGGCAAATACTGCGACTTCTGGAAAAGTGATGTCTTTGGATGACGCTCAAAAAACCGGTGCCACAATGCTTTTCGGTGAAAAGTATGCAGACGAAGTTCGTGTACTAGAAATCGGCAGCTCTAAAGAGCTGTGCGGCGGAACTCACGTTGGACGTACTGGTGATATCGGAAGCTTGAAGATTTTTTCTGAAGGTGGTGTAGCGGCTGGCATTCGTCGTGTTGAGGCGGTGACTGGGAAAAATGCCCTGATCTTTTTACAAGGTTTAGAAGACAAAATCAATGAAGCCGCTGCAGTTCTCAAAACTCACCCTGGTGATTTAGTGAGTCGTGTTACTCAACTTCAAGATAGTTTGCGTCAGGCTGAGCGTGAGTTAGATAAGGTGAACTCCAAGCTTGCTGCAAGCCAAGGCGATGAGTTGGCAACACAAGCAGTTGATGTCAATGGCCTTAAAGTATTGGCGGCTCGCCTAGATGGTGCTGATGCTCAGGTCTTACGCGAGACTATGGATGCCTTAAAAGGAAAGCTAAAGACTGCCGCAATTGTTTTGGCTTCAGTGCAGGGTGATAAGGTGAGTCTGATTGCCGGCGTGACTGCGGACTCGATTGCTAAGGTAAAAGCAGGGGACTTAGTCAACTTCGTTGCCCAGCAAGTCGGCGGTAAGGGTGGCGGTAAACCAGAGATGGCGATGGCCGGCGGTACCGACCCAAGCAAGTTAGGGGCTGCTTTAGCCGGCGTAAAAGATTGGGTGGCATCTAAATGA
- a CDS encoding tripartite tricarboxylate transporter TctB family protein: MKIRNQRDFGAGIMYMVIGLFFTIVATQYPMGTAAKMGPGYFPFWLGILMTLIGLLVLIKSMGAKAAIESIPKFNWKIITQITGSVVLYALLLPRMGFLVAIVVLVLVSASASKEFTWKGSLINAAFLVTFTYSVFVVGLKLQFPLLPAFLQQ, from the coding sequence TTGAAAATTCGCAATCAACGGGATTTTGGCGCAGGAATCATGTACATGGTTATTGGCCTTTTCTTTACCATCGTAGCTACCCAGTACCCCATGGGTACTGCAGCCAAGATGGGGCCAGGCTACTTCCCATTTTGGCTCGGTATTCTGATGACCCTTATAGGACTTTTAGTTCTGATTAAGTCTATGGGTGCCAAGGCTGCAATTGAGTCTATTCCCAAGTTCAACTGGAAGATCATTACGCAAATTACAGGCTCGGTAGTGCTCTATGCCTTATTACTGCCACGCATGGGCTTCTTAGTAGCTATAGTGGTCTTGGTACTGGTTTCAGCTAGCGCCAGCAAAGAATTCACTTGGAAAGGTTCTTTGATCAATGCTGCCTTTCTAGTCACCTTTACTTATTCAGTCTTTGTTGTGGGCCTCAAGCTTCAGTTCCCACTACTACCAGCATTCCTACAACAATAA